One part of the Solanum dulcamara chromosome 8, daSolDulc1.2, whole genome shotgun sequence genome encodes these proteins:
- the LOC129900819 gene encoding uncharacterized protein LOC129900819, with protein sequence MGHKKRTVAPRSKPSSSPAAVSEDGSPPSIDADLKLVSTIPSITNGSLSRNDALAVIDFENNSSSSSASYASIKLECERALTSLRRGNHTKALRLMKDLSTKHENSPHSALIHRVQGTVCVKVASIIDDPNTKQRHLRNAIESARKAVSLSPYSIEFSHFYANLLYEAANDGKEYEEVVQECERALAIENPIDPAKESLQDESQQKISSPEARISHIHGELHNLIQKSNFASISTWMKNIGTGEEKFRLIPIRRVSEDPMELRLVQGRRPNEIKKATKTPEERRKEIEVRVAAARLLQQKSETVKSQNDGDKGLDSTAGSGQRAGDRRKSGNAKKNASSTERRNWVQSYWNSISLDVKKELLRIRISDLKTHFSISKDRLAIEVLSDALPFAETHKTWKFWRCCRCNENFADSQSHVHHVVHDHMGALLPKMQSVLPQNVENEWAEMLLNCSWKPLDISAAVEMLDKQSRSQVHGFLDESYGRDDGEGPKDGYLEAFCHEDEWDSSPRRKRVGDRLDGNMVESRKNDKISDIDDMDCDEDGGPKICVLPEDLPLSDDLERAKLLERIRAVFEALIKNKYLASTHLSKVMHYVVEELQGLPFGSQLLNYNIDQSPLCICFLGPEELKKVLKYLQELSHSCGLGRYPEKIGAVDETSNGCHGIDNLEKIVFSEDSSCLLFDQHFLQRNLSPSSYPDAVSNDRNAAILSGNQYQDGVLIDPDTLLSWLFTGPSSVAALASWMREREEKGQQGMEILRLLEKEYYDLQGLCERKCEHLSYEEALQAVEDLCLEEGKKREHETEFVRQRYDSVLRKRREELIDSDNDTTSISNRPELDAISNVLKEAESLNVNQFGFDETYGGGTSQFCDLESGEEDDWRPKDYLHQVDSSVEVAIQRQKEHISIELSKIDARIMRVVTGMQQLESKLEPASAQDYRRILVPLLKSFLRAHLEDLAEKDATEKSDAAREAFLAELARDSEKSSSGGNEKSKHAHEKTKDKKKKQEYRKAKDSKPNSGNELHVLHLETVDHVSSPLAHDGDDQESEIPQTGNSLDLQEEEYKRMIELEAEERKLEETLEYQRRIENEAKLKHLAEQHKKTARTIQENMDAATNPDSYPYQKMNHDTYLKGCDIDQKIKEQWKSSEKNNVLLNSLEGLSKNFPEKMSQRDGLSNKGTPEDGILISDKRSGRKGRRQKDLSKLSEGNYQPGSFERENTEISESKALDSSHENNGTRDSGTKTLRQLHVEEDDEERFQADLKRAVRQSLDAFHAHQKFPLMASSGAQRMISETGDLGNEISFGNVKEMDDVYGTGLKNEVGEYNCFLNVIIQSLWHLRQFRDDFLRRSSSEHDHVGDPCVVCALYDIFTALNTASTEMQREAIAPTSLRIALSNLYPDSNFFQEAQMNDASEVLGVIFDCLHRSFTSTLGGSDAESADSSCMGSWDCSSSACTVHSLFGMDIFERMNCYNCGLESRHLKYTSFFHNINASALRTMKVMCPESSFDELLNLVEMNHQLACDPEVGGCEKLNYIHHILSAPPHIFTTVLGWQNTCEDVDDIKGTLSALSTEVDIGVLYRGLDPKNKHCLTSVVCYYGQHYHCFAYSHDRGQWIMYDDKTVKVIGGWDDVLVMCERGHLQPQVLFFEAVN encoded by the exons ATGGGGCACAAGAAGCGAACCGTCGCTCCTCGCTCCAAACCCTCAAGTTCACCGGCGGCGGTCTCCGAAGACGGGTCACCGCCGTCGATTGATGCTGACCTAAAGCTAGTTTCAACGATTCCTTCAATTACGAATGGATCCTTGAGTAGAAACGATGCTCTAGCGGTAATTGATTTCGAGAACAATAGTTCATCGTCGTCAGCTTCTTATGCTTCAATTAAGCTTGAATGCGAGCGTGCCCTAACCTCACTGAGGCGTGGCAACCATACGAAAGCCCTAAGGTTGATGAAGGACTTGTCTACTAAGCATGAGAATTCCCCTCATTCTGCACTGATTCACCGCGTCCAGGGCACAGTTTGTGTGAAGGTGGCCTCTATTATTGATGATCCTAATACGAAGCAGAGACATCTGAGGAATGCAATTGAGAGTGCTAGGAAAGCAGTGTCACTGTCTCCCTACTCAATTGAGTTTTCACATTTCTATGCTAATCTGTTGTATGAAGCTGCAAATGACGGGAAGGAGTATGAAGAAGTTGTGCAGGAGTGTGAAAGAGCATTGGCAATTGAAAACCCCATTGATCCCGCGAAAGAGAGCTTACAGGATGAGAGTCAACAGAAGATCTCCTCACCTGAAGCTCGAATATCTCATATACATGGTGAGCTTCACAACTTGATTCAGAAGTCGAATTTTGCTTCCATTTCTACTTGGATGAAGAATATAGGTACCGGGGAGGAGAAATTCAGGTTAATTCCAATTAGGAGGGTATCTGAGGACCCAATGGAATTGAGATTGGTTCAGGGAAGAAGGCCAAATGAAATTAAGAAGGCAACTAAGACACCTGAAGAGAGGAGAAAGGAGATTGAGGTTAGGGTAGCTGCTGCTAGGCTGTTGCAACAGAAGTCAGAAACTGTCAAATCACAGAATGATGGAGATAAAGGTTTGGATTCAACAGCAGGATCGGGTCAGAGAGCAGGTGATAGGAGGAAGAGTGGAAATGCAAAGAAGAATGCTTCTTCCACGGAGAGACGGAATTGGGTGCAGTCATATTGGAATTCCATAAGTTTGGATGTGAAGAAAGAATTGCTTAGAATTAGAATTTCAGATCTTAAGACACATTTTAGTATTTCTAAGGATCGTTTGGCTATTGAAGTACTATCTGATGCTCTTCCATTTGCCGAAACCCATAAAACATGGAAGTTCTGGAGATGTTGTCGGTGCAATGAAAATTTTGCTGATTCTCAATCACACGTTCATCATGTTGTGCATGATCACATGGGAGCTTTGCTGCCTAAAATGCAGTCAGTTTTGCCTCAAAATGTTGAGAATGAGTGGGCTGAGATGCTTCTGAACTGTTCTTGGAAACCATTAGATATTAGCGCGGCAGTGGAAATGCTTGATAAGCAATCAAGATCTCAAGTCCATGGTTTTCTAGATGAGTCCTATGGAAGAGATGATGGGGAGGGGCCTAAGGATGGCTATTTGGAGGCTTTCTGCCATGAAGACGAATGGGACTCGTCCCCCAGAAGGAAGAGAGTAGGGGATCGACTCGATGGAAATATGGTTGAGAGCAGAAAAAATGATAAGATCTCAGATATTGACGATATGGATTGTGATGAAGATGGTGGTCCAAAGATTTGTGTACTTCCTGAAGACTTGCCACTGTCTGATGACCTTGAGCGAGCAAAGCTTCTTGAAAGAATCCGTGCTGTTTTTGAGgctcttattaaaaataaatatcttgcTTCAACTCACCTCAGCAAGGTTATGCATTATGTGGTGGAAGAGCTTCAGGGTCTTCCTTTTGGCTCTCAACTTCTTAATTACAATATTGATCAAAGCCCTCTGTGCATATGCTTTTTGGGTCCCGAAGAACTGAAAAAGGTACTAAAATACTTGCAAGAACTTTCTCATTCTTGTGGCTTAGGGAGGTATCCTGAGAAAATTGGTGCTGTGGATGAAACAAGCAATGGATGTCATGGAATTGACAACCTAGAGAAAATAGTTTTCAGTGAGGACAGCTCGTGTTTGCTGTTTGATCAGCATTTCCTGCAGCGCAATCTTTCTCCCAGCTCATATCCTGATGCAGTTTCTAATGACAGAAATGCAGCAATTTTGTCTGGTAATCAGTATCAAGATGGAGTCTTAATTGACCCAGACACATTATTGTCCTGGTTATTCACTGGTCCATCAAGTGTTGCAGCTTTGGCATCATGGATGCgtgaaagagaagagaaaggtCAACAAGGTATGGAAATTCTCCGATTGCTTGAGAAGGAGTATTACGACCTCCAGGGTTTGTGTGAGAGAAAATGTGAGCACCTAAGTTACGAGGAAGCACTGCAGGCAGTGGAAGATCTTTGCTTAGAAGAGGGTAAaaaaagagaacatgaaacgGAATTTGTCCGACAAAGATACGATTCTGTCTTGAGAAAGCGACGAGAAGAACTCATAGATAGTGACAACGACACTACAAGTATCAGCAATAGGCCTGAGTTGGATGCTATATCAAATGTTCTGAAGGAAGCAGAATCTCTCAATGTAAATCAATTCGGATTTGACGAAACTTACGGTGGTGGAACATCTCAATTTTGTGACTTGGAGTCTGGCGAAGAGGATGATTGGAGACCGAAGGACTACCTTCATCAGGTGGACTCTAGTGTGGAAGTTGCAATACAGAGACAGAAGGAACATATCTCCATTGAG CTTAGCAAAATTGATGCACGAATCATGCGGGTGGTTACCGGGATGCAGCAGTTGGAATCGAAGCTTGAGCCTGCTTCTGCCCAAGATTACCGTCGGATTTTAGTGCCTCTATTGAAATCATTTCTGCGG GCACACTTGGAGGACCTGGCCGAGAAGGATGCTACTGAGAAATCTGATGCTGCAAGGGAAGCTTTTCTGGCTGAACTTGCTCGTGATTCCGAGAAGAGTTCAAGTGGGGGAAATGAGAAGTCTAAGCATGCCCATGAAAAGACAAAggacaagaaaaagaaacaagagtATCGAAAAGCAAAGGATTCAAAG CCTAACAGTGGTAATGAATTGCATGTGCTTCACCTTGAGACTGTGGATCATGT CTCCTCTCCACTTGCTCATGATGGAGATGATCAAGAGAGTGAAATTCCTCAAACTGGTAATTCCTTAGATCTACAGGAAGAGGAGTACAAACGTATGATTGAACTTGAAGCCGAGGAAAGGAAGCTTGAAGAAACTTTGGAGTATCAAAGAAGAATTGAGAATGAGGCTAAGCTGAAACATCTGGCTGAGCAACATAAGAAAACTGcaagaacaattcaagagaATATGGATGCAGCTACAAATCCCGACTCTTACCCATATCAAAAAATGAATCATGATACTTACTTGAAGGGTTGTGATATTGATCAGAAAATCAAAGAGCAATGGAAGAGTAGTGAGAAG AACAATGTACTATTAAACAGTTTAGAAGGTCTTTCAAAGAACTTTCCGGAAAAAATGTCACAAAGAGATG GATTGTCAAACAAAGGAACTCCAGAGGATGGTATATTGATATCTGATAAGCGATCTGGAAGAAAAGGCAGGCGCCAGAAAGATTTGTCTAAACTTAGTGAGGGGAATTATCAACCTGGTTCTTTTGAAAGGGAAAATACTGAAATTAGTGAATCAAAAGCTCTGGATTCTTCACATG AAAATAATGGTACCAGAGATAGTGGAACGAAGACATTGAGACAGCTACATGTGGAAGAGGATGATGAAGAAAGGTTCCAAGCTGACCTTAAGAGAGCTGTACGCCAAAGTCTTG ATGCATTCCATGCACATCAGAAATTTCCCTTGATGGCAAGTTCAGGGGCTCAGAGGATGATCTCTGAAACAGGGGATTTGGGTAATGAAATTAGTTTTGGAAATGTCAAAGAAATGGATGATGTATATGGCACTGGGCTAAAGAATGAAGTTGGAGAATACAATTGCTTTCTAAATGTCATTATACAG TCATTGTGGCATCTAAGACAATTTCGAGATGATTTTTTGCGAAGATCATCATCAGAACATGATCATGTGGGTGATCCATGTGTGGTATGTGCTTTATATGACATATTCACTGCTTTGAACACGGCTTCAACTGAGATGCAGAGAGAGGCTATTGCTCCTACTTCTCTGAGAATTGCTCTCAGCAACCTTTACCCCGATAGTAATTTCTTTCAGGAG GCTCAAATGAATGATGCTTCTGAAGTACTGGGTGTAATATTCGATTGCCTACATCGATCATTTACATCAACTTTAGGTGGTTCAGATGCTGAATCTGCAGATAGCAGCTGTATGGGCTCTTGGGATTGCTCAAGTAGTGCTTGTACTGTGCATTCTCTTTTCGGGATGGATATTTTTGAACGGATGAACTGCTATAATTGTGGATTGGAGTCTAGACATCTGAAGTACACATCGTTCTTTCATAATATTAATGCCAGCGCTCTCCGAACAATGAAG GTTATGTGTCCAGAAAGCTCGTTTGACGAGCTTCTGAATCTTGTTGAGATGAACCATCAGTTGGCTTGCGATCCTGAGGTTGGTGGATGTGAGAAACTTAACTATATTCATCACATTCTCTCTGCTCCACCACATATTTTCACAACGG TTTTAGGTTGGCAGAATACTTGTGAGGATGTAGATGACATAAAAGGGACATTATCAGCTTTATCTACTGAAGTGGACATCGGTGTCCTTTATCGCGGTCTTGATCCGAAAAACAAGCATTGCTTAACTTCTGTG GTTTGTTACTATGGACAGCATTATCACTGTTTTGCCTACAGTCATGATCGTGGACAGTGGATCATGTATGATGACAAAACCGTAAAG GTAATTGGTGGCTGGGATGATGTTCTCGTTATGTGTGAGAGAGGGCATTTGCAACCGCAGGTCCTTTTCTTCGAAGCTGTAAACTAG